From Streptomyces sp. 6-11-2, one genomic window encodes:
- a CDS encoding SAM-dependent methyltransferase, with protein sequence MRDGDGLPRGVDPGKASVARMYDAMLGGEHNFAIDREAVAAFTAIDPQVRTLARANRAFLGRAVRFLVDAGVRQFIDLGSGIPTQGNVHEVAQAASPGAKVVYVDNDPVAVAHSEALLADNPDAAIVAADIRDPAGILSAPQVSKLIDFEEPVAVLMITILHFVTPQEDPGGIVAAFRDALPAGSWLALTHATDEDRPDTAAAVGQLYRDRATSPVTARSHDEITSLFDGFDLAEPGLVYVPLWRPDRDEEIPEDPSQFWVYAGVGRKNA encoded by the coding sequence ATGCGGGACGGAGACGGACTGCCGCGGGGCGTGGATCCGGGCAAGGCCAGCGTGGCCCGGATGTACGACGCGATGCTGGGCGGCGAGCACAACTTCGCCATCGACCGGGAGGCGGTGGCCGCCTTCACGGCGATCGATCCCCAGGTGCGCACTCTGGCCCGTGCCAACCGCGCCTTCCTGGGCCGCGCCGTGCGGTTCCTGGTGGACGCCGGGGTACGCCAGTTCATCGACCTCGGCTCCGGGATCCCCACCCAGGGCAATGTGCACGAGGTCGCCCAGGCCGCCAGCCCCGGCGCCAAGGTGGTGTACGTGGACAACGACCCGGTCGCGGTCGCGCACAGCGAGGCCCTGCTCGCCGACAACCCGGACGCGGCGATCGTGGCCGCCGACATCCGTGATCCCGCGGGGATACTCTCCGCGCCGCAGGTGAGCAAGCTCATCGACTTCGAGGAGCCCGTCGCCGTTCTGATGATCACGATCCTGCACTTCGTCACACCGCAGGAGGACCCGGGCGGCATCGTGGCCGCCTTCCGGGACGCCCTGCCCGCGGGCAGCTGGCTGGCCCTGACCCACGCCACGGACGAGGACCGTCCGGACACGGCCGCGGCCGTCGGGCAGCTGTACCGCGACCGGGCCACCTCGCCGGTCACGGCACGCTCCCACGACGAGATCACGTCCCTCTTCGACGGCTTCGACCTGGCGGAGCCGGGGCTGGTCTACGTCCCGCTGTGGCGCCCGGACCGGGACGAGGAGATCCCGGAGGATCCGTCCCAGTTCTGGGTGTACGCCGGGGTGGGCCGCAAGAACGCGTGA
- a CDS encoding PP2C family protein-serine/threonine phosphatase: protein MHALAPGFCDAASVYLLQRWLLEEHSRTAADPPQIEARRLALRIGSDTSEDWEHLLPVGEVLVFPRHTPYARAVATGETQLLDGVDRHTFERLRSTDPDDAGVDALLRSASFLIVPLRLRGAAVGFIACTRGPDKDPFTRGEAVAVESLGARACVALDNARRYERERRTALAIRRSLLPETGQAFESCRVAHGYRPAGQDNVIGGDWYDVLPRGDRRLAMIVGDAMGHGPESAVAMIQLRTAVRTLAALDISPAELMDRLDAVAGTTPGASFATCIYAEWDAELHTCTFVGAGHPPPLIRGPGRPAAPVALASAGLPLGLATGPYEPTVLHLSEPTLLLLYSDGLVESRTRDIDQGISRLAGALDAVTDDVPDAAHPDALPSLCRRLLADSGHDGADDVTDDRTLLLAELTPGKN, encoded by the coding sequence GTGCACGCGCTCGCACCGGGTTTCTGCGACGCGGCCTCGGTGTACCTGCTCCAGCGCTGGCTGCTGGAGGAGCACTCGCGCACGGCCGCCGACCCGCCTCAGATCGAGGCACGCCGGCTCGCCCTGCGCATAGGGTCGGACACCTCGGAGGACTGGGAGCACCTGCTGCCGGTCGGGGAGGTGCTGGTCTTCCCCCGCCACACGCCCTACGCGCGTGCCGTGGCGACCGGAGAGACCCAACTGCTCGACGGCGTCGACCGGCACACCTTCGAGAGGCTGCGCAGCACCGACCCGGACGACGCCGGCGTGGACGCCCTGCTGCGCAGCGCCTCGTTCCTCATCGTCCCGCTGCGGCTGCGCGGCGCGGCGGTCGGCTTCATCGCCTGCACACGCGGTCCGGACAAGGACCCCTTCACCCGCGGCGAGGCGGTGGCGGTGGAGTCGCTCGGCGCCCGGGCCTGCGTCGCCCTCGACAACGCCCGCCGCTACGAACGCGAACGCCGCACGGCGCTGGCCATCCGCCGCAGTCTGCTCCCGGAGACCGGGCAGGCCTTCGAGAGCTGCCGGGTCGCACACGGCTACCGGCCCGCCGGGCAGGACAACGTCATCGGCGGCGACTGGTACGACGTGCTGCCCCGAGGGGACCGGCGACTGGCCATGATCGTGGGCGACGCCATGGGCCACGGGCCGGAGTCCGCCGTGGCCATGATCCAGCTGCGGACCGCCGTCCGCACCCTCGCGGCGCTCGACATCAGCCCGGCCGAACTCATGGACCGGTTGGACGCCGTCGCCGGCACGACGCCCGGCGCCTCCTTCGCCACCTGCATCTACGCGGAGTGGGACGCGGAACTGCACACCTGCACGTTCGTCGGCGCCGGCCATCCACCGCCCCTGATCCGCGGTCCCGGCCGCCCGGCGGCGCCGGTCGCCCTCGCCTCCGCCGGTCTCCCCCTGGGACTGGCCACCGGCCCCTACGAGCCGACCGTGCTGCACCTGTCCGAGCCGACCCTGCTGCTGCTCTACAGCGACGGTCTGGTCGAGTCCCGCACCCGCGACATCGACCAGGGCATCTCGCGCCTCGCCGGTGCCCTGGACGCCGTGACCGACGACGTACCGGACGCCGCGCACCCGGACGCGCTGCCGTCGTTGTGCCGGAGGCTGCTGGCCGACTCCGGTCACGACGGCGCCGACGACGTCACGGACGACCGGACCCTGCTGCTGGCCGAGCTGACCCCGGGGAAGAACTGA
- a CDS encoding N,N-dimethylformamidase beta subunit family domain-containing protein, which translates to MSPHHAQEHTRNTGDPEGRADPGAERTERGSGHGPARRRFLGLCAGAGLGAAAVACDHTSANRPSPATDSRRPEADRDRSGTRDWRIGSLGPPDAVAGYTDRISVTPGQECGLHVSTTASSFRVSAFRVGWYGGSHARLVWRSARVRGRAQPAARTLSATRTVRADWPRTLAFGTEDWPEGAYLLRLDADNGHQRYVPLIVRSTHGAGRTVLLHAPATWQAYNRWGGSSLYSGASGAYATRSLAVSFDRPYDVNGAEKFLVYEWAAVVLAERLGIPLAYTTGTDLHHDPGVLRGATALVCLGHDEYWTPEQRRHVAGARDAGTNVAFLGANTCFRRVRLEAGGAGAGRTVVCYKSSYRDDPCYPTRPALVTTDFRQAPGADPESSLTGVLYEGYPVDAPYVVHAADHWLYEGTGARPGESYGHLVGVEYDRVTPGSPAPEPLQITAHSPLVCAGARSHSDSAYYTVPSGAGVVATGTMRWVEALMAGTPEGGRDHGMDARTRAFVTRTTENLLRAFAEGPAARHRPAPRPNTRQVYGTPG; encoded by the coding sequence GTGAGCCCGCACCACGCACAGGAGCACACGCGGAACACGGGGGACCCGGAGGGCAGGGCAGACCCGGGCGCGGAGCGCACTGAAAGGGGCTCCGGGCACGGCCCGGCCCGCAGGCGGTTCCTCGGCCTGTGCGCCGGGGCCGGACTGGGCGCGGCGGCCGTCGCCTGCGACCACACGTCCGCGAACCGGCCGTCCCCCGCGACGGACAGCCGCCGCCCCGAGGCGGACCGGGACCGCTCGGGGACCCGGGACTGGCGGATCGGCTCCCTCGGCCCGCCGGACGCGGTGGCCGGCTACACCGACCGGATCAGCGTCACCCCGGGCCAGGAGTGCGGCCTGCACGTGTCGACCACGGCGTCCTCCTTCCGTGTCTCGGCCTTCCGCGTCGGCTGGTACGGCGGCAGCCACGCGCGGCTCGTGTGGCGCTCGGCGCGGGTGCGCGGACGCGCGCAGCCGGCCGCCCGGACGCTGTCGGCCACCCGCACCGTCCGCGCCGACTGGCCGCGCACCCTGGCCTTCGGCACCGAGGACTGGCCCGAAGGCGCCTACCTGCTGCGCCTCGACGCCGACAACGGCCATCAGCGGTACGTGCCGCTCATCGTGCGCTCCACGCACGGCGCCGGCCGCACCGTACTCCTGCACGCCCCGGCGACCTGGCAGGCGTACAACCGCTGGGGCGGCTCCAGTCTGTACTCCGGCGCCTCCGGCGCGTACGCGACCCGATCCCTGGCCGTCAGCTTCGACCGGCCCTACGACGTGAACGGCGCCGAGAAGTTCCTGGTGTACGAATGGGCGGCCGTGGTCCTCGCCGAACGCCTCGGCATACCCCTCGCCTACACCACCGGCACCGATCTGCACCACGACCCCGGCGTCCTCCGCGGCGCCACCGCGCTCGTCTGCCTGGGCCACGACGAGTACTGGACGCCCGAGCAGCGCCGGCACGTCGCCGGGGCCCGCGACGCGGGCACCAACGTGGCCTTCCTCGGCGCCAACACCTGCTTCCGCCGGGTCCGCCTGGAAGCGGGCGGGGCGGGGGCCGGGCGCACCGTGGTCTGCTACAAGTCCTCCTACCGCGACGACCCCTGCTACCCGACCCGCCCGGCCCTGGTCACCACCGACTTCCGGCAGGCCCCGGGCGCCGACCCCGAGTCGTCCCTCACCGGGGTCCTGTACGAGGGATATCCGGTGGACGCCCCCTACGTCGTGCACGCGGCGGACCACTGGCTGTACGAGGGCACGGGTGCCCGCCCCGGCGAGAGCTACGGCCACCTGGTCGGAGTGGAGTACGACCGGGTCACCCCTGGATCGCCCGCGCCCGAACCGCTGCAGATCACCGCGCACTCGCCGCTGGTGTGCGCAGGCGCCCGCAGCCACAGCGACTCGGCGTACTACACGGTGCCGAGCGGGGCGGGCGTCGTCGCCACCGGCACCATGCGCTGGGTGGAGGCGCTGATGGCCGGCACCCCCGAGGGAGGCCGCGACCACGGCATGGACGCCCGCACCCGGGCCTTCGTCACTCGTACCACGGAGAACCTGCTGCGCGCCTTCGCCGAGGGCCCCGCGGCCCGGCACCGGCCGGCACCCCGCCCCAACACGCGGCAGGTGTACGGGACGCCGGGGTGA
- a CDS encoding STAS domain-containing protein produces the protein MAETEGPAVPERLLITRTTADDGSCVVALAGEVDLDGSAHLRDVLLSCPETAPGTVVDLRDVTFMDSSGINALITAHQAAQAGGTRLRLAAPQETVLRVLELVGLDTLIPCYPTLEAALAAR, from the coding sequence GTGGCAGAGACCGAGGGACCGGCGGTGCCCGAGCGGCTGCTGATCACCCGCACCACGGCCGACGACGGCAGCTGTGTCGTGGCCCTCGCCGGAGAGGTCGACCTCGACGGCAGCGCACATCTCCGCGACGTCCTGCTGTCCTGTCCCGAGACCGCGCCCGGCACGGTGGTCGACCTCCGTGACGTGACCTTCATGGACTCCAGCGGCATCAACGCCCTCATCACCGCCCACCAGGCCGCACAGGCGGGCGGCACCCGGCTGCGCCTGGCCGCACCCCAGGAGACGGTCCTGCGCGTGCTCGAACTCGTCGGCCTGGACACGCTCATACCCTGCTACCCCACTCTGGAGGCGGCCCTGGCGGCCCGCTGA
- a CDS encoding SOS response-associated peptidase encodes MCGRYVSTRGPEDLVRHFRVTEWRPAEALAPSWNVAPTDEVWAVLERAPREDRTAAAVRRELRPLRWGLVPSWAKDVRAGARMINARVETVHEKPAFRRAFVRNRCLLPADGFYEWQQIKSADTGRTRKQPYYISPEDGALMALAGLYAYWRDPHVARDDDPAAWLTTCTIITTEATDEAGRVHPRMPLALSPEHYDAWLDPRHQDPGELRALLSPPADGRLGARPVSPAVNSVRNNGPELLEETPP; translated from the coding sequence ATGTGCGGTCGCTACGTCTCCACCCGCGGTCCGGAGGACCTGGTCCGGCACTTCCGGGTCACCGAATGGCGCCCGGCGGAGGCGCTGGCGCCGAGCTGGAACGTCGCCCCGACCGACGAGGTGTGGGCCGTTCTCGAACGCGCCCCGCGCGAGGACCGCACCGCGGCCGCCGTACGCAGGGAGCTGCGGCCGCTGCGCTGGGGACTGGTCCCGTCCTGGGCGAAGGACGTGAGGGCCGGCGCCCGGATGATCAACGCCCGGGTGGAGACCGTGCACGAGAAGCCGGCCTTCCGCCGCGCCTTCGTGCGGAATCGCTGCCTGCTGCCCGCCGACGGCTTCTACGAATGGCAGCAGATCAAGTCCGCCGACACCGGCAGGACCCGCAAGCAGCCGTACTACATCAGCCCCGAGGACGGCGCGCTGATGGCGCTCGCCGGCCTGTACGCGTACTGGCGCGACCCGCACGTGGCGCGGGACGACGACCCCGCCGCCTGGCTGACCACGTGCACCATCATCACCACCGAGGCCACCGACGAGGCCGGCCGTGTCCACCCCCGGATGCCGCTGGCCCTCAGCCCGGAGCATTACGACGCCTGGCTCGACCCCCGCCATCAGGACCCCGGCGAACTGCGGGCGCTGCTGAGCCCGCCTGCGGACGGCAGGCTCGGCGCCCGGCCCGTCTCCCCGGCCGTCAACAGCGTCCGCAACAACGGCCCCGAACTGCTGGAGGAGACACCGCCGTGA
- a CDS encoding hemerythrin domain-containing protein: MGHGGDVIRELTTDHREVEEIFAQMEALPTGHARRKDLSDQATIELVRHCVAEEMYLYPAVRHYVREGDAIADREIQDHAEAERTMKDLEGLGADDPRSDELVGRLMREIREYVTDEEQSLFPLLREATGPEDLEQLGEKVRSAKKTAPTRPHPAAPDRPPVNKLLAPGAGLVDRIRDAVTGRGKTG; the protein is encoded by the coding sequence ATGGGACACGGCGGAGACGTCATCCGGGAACTGACCACCGACCACCGTGAAGTGGAGGAGATCTTCGCGCAGATGGAGGCCCTCCCGACTGGGCACGCGCGGCGCAAGGACCTCTCCGACCAGGCCACCATCGAACTGGTCCGCCACTGCGTGGCCGAGGAGATGTACCTGTACCCGGCGGTGCGCCACTACGTCCGGGAGGGCGACGCGATCGCGGACCGGGAGATCCAGGACCACGCGGAGGCCGAGCGGACCATGAAGGACCTGGAGGGCCTCGGCGCGGACGACCCGCGGTCCGACGAGCTCGTCGGCCGTCTGATGCGGGAGATCCGCGAGTACGTCACCGACGAGGAACAGAGCCTCTTCCCCCTGCTGCGGGAGGCCACCGGGCCCGAGGACCTGGAACAGCTCGGCGAGAAGGTGCGCTCGGCGAAGAAGACCGCGCCGACCCGGCCGCACCCCGCCGCTCCGGACAGGCCGCCCGTGAACAAGCTCCTCGCGCCCGGTGCGGGACTGGTGGACCGGATCAGGGACGCCGTCACCGGACGCGGCAAGACCGGCTGA
- a CDS encoding response regulator transcription factor, whose product MQESYESTGAGSGERRPAGAARVLVVEDDATVAEIVSGYLDRAGHVVDRAADGPTALALAAAHWPDLVVLDLMLPGMDGLEVCRRMRGRGPVPVIMLTARGDEDDRILGLEVGADDYVTKPFSPRELVLRVESVLRRTRPATAPRPLAAAGLAVDPAGRRATRDGAELALTLREFDLLTFFLRHPGRVFSREDLMREVWGWDFGDLSTVTVHVRRLRGKVEDDPARPRLIQTVWGVGYRFDPTGHDGS is encoded by the coding sequence ATGCAGGAGTCGTACGAGTCCACGGGTGCCGGGTCCGGCGAGCGGCGGCCGGCCGGGGCGGCGCGGGTGCTGGTCGTCGAGGACGACGCCACGGTCGCCGAGATCGTCTCCGGCTACCTGGACCGCGCGGGCCATGTCGTCGACCGTGCCGCGGACGGGCCGACCGCGCTCGCCCTGGCCGCCGCCCACTGGCCGGACCTGGTCGTGCTCGACCTGATGCTGCCGGGCATGGACGGACTGGAGGTGTGCCGCCGGATGCGCGGGCGCGGCCCGGTGCCGGTCATCATGCTCACCGCCCGCGGCGACGAGGACGACCGCATCCTGGGCCTGGAGGTCGGCGCCGACGACTACGTCACCAAGCCGTTCAGCCCCCGCGAGCTCGTCCTGCGGGTGGAGTCGGTGCTGCGCCGTACCCGGCCCGCCACCGCGCCGCGGCCGCTCGCCGCGGCCGGACTCGCCGTGGACCCGGCCGGCCGCCGTGCCACCAGGGATGGCGCCGAACTCGCGCTCACCCTGCGCGAGTTCGACCTGCTCACCTTCTTCCTGCGCCACCCCGGCCGGGTCTTCAGCCGCGAGGACCTGATGCGCGAGGTGTGGGGATGGGACTTCGGCGACCTCTCCACGGTCACCGTCCACGTCCGGCGGCTGCGCGGCAAGGTCGAGGACGACCCGGCCCGGCCCCGTCTCATCCAGACCGTGTGGGGCGTCGGCTACCGGTTCGACCCCACCGGACACGACGGGAGTTGA
- a CDS encoding PP2C family protein-serine/threonine phosphatase — protein sequence MSDPGSAATDRFALARRAVAAIGTTLDDRRTAAELAAFLVDELCDSATVDLYGPQEGHREPGESLRSAAVAGRRDLLDSLEKAPRDQVSVRALDAGHPITASSTHGGPALATLSVPLLAWDRVYGVVLVLRAGRPFDDHETAAVHHAARLAAAHMRHAEEQREAGPRVWDLRKVLPADPERMHPDVELAARHVPCGTGGRVGGDWYETLHLHSGRVLLVVGDVMGHGLDAAVDMNAYRSTLRLVASTDLAPHGILRRLDAMMSAESGRRPATCLLALLDPADGTALLASAGHLPPVLFHHDGTAGPVPLRVGPPIGTGPGTGLAAHEATRLPLAPDDTLVMFTYGLIERRGEDIDTSLARLPGLRAGPGTEAGELLDGILGAFLCAPGSGRSDDDVAVLAARLRPRP from the coding sequence GTGTCGGACCCCGGGAGTGCCGCGACGGATCGCTTCGCACTGGCCCGGCGGGCGGTCGCCGCCATCGGTACGACCCTCGACGATCGCAGGACGGCGGCCGAACTCGCCGCCTTCCTGGTCGACGAACTGTGCGACTCCGCGACTGTCGATCTCTACGGCCCGCAGGAGGGCCACCGCGAACCGGGCGAGTCCCTGCGCTCCGCCGCCGTGGCCGGGCGGCGCGACCTCCTCGACAGCCTGGAGAAGGCCCCGCGCGACCAGGTCTCCGTCCGCGCCCTGGACGCGGGCCACCCGATCACGGCCTCGTCCACCCACGGCGGCCCGGCCCTGGCGACCCTCTCGGTGCCGCTGCTGGCCTGGGACCGGGTCTACGGGGTCGTGCTCGTCCTGCGGGCCGGCCGTCCCTTCGACGACCACGAGACGGCGGCCGTCCACCACGCGGCACGGCTGGCCGCCGCGCACATGCGGCACGCGGAGGAACAGCGCGAGGCCGGGCCGAGGGTGTGGGACCTGCGGAAAGTGCTGCCGGCCGACCCGGAGCGCATGCACCCCGACGTGGAACTGGCGGCCCGTCACGTGCCCTGCGGCACGGGCGGGCGCGTGGGCGGCGACTGGTACGAGACGCTGCACCTGCATTCCGGCCGCGTCCTGCTGGTCGTCGGTGACGTCATGGGCCACGGCCTGGACGCGGCGGTCGACATGAACGCCTACCGCTCGACGCTGCGGTTGGTCGCCTCCACCGACCTCGCGCCGCACGGCATCCTGCGCCGGCTGGACGCCATGATGTCCGCGGAGAGCGGCCGCCGCCCGGCGACCTGTCTGCTGGCCCTGCTGGACCCGGCGGACGGAACGGCCCTGCTCGCGAGCGCGGGGCACCTGCCGCCGGTCCTCTTCCACCACGACGGCACGGCCGGGCCCGTCCCGCTGCGGGTCGGCCCCCCGATCGGCACCGGCCCCGGCACCGGGCTCGCCGCCCACGAGGCGACGAGGCTGCCCCTCGCGCCGGACGACACCCTGGTCATGTTCACCTACGGGCTGATCGAGCGGCGCGGCGAGGACATCGACACCTCGCTCGCCCGGCTCCCGGGCCTGCGGGCGGGGCCCGGTACGGAAGCCGGCGAACTCCTGGACGGCATCCTCGGCGCATTCCTGTGCGCCCCGGGCTCCGGCCGGTCGGACGACGACGTCGCGGTGCTCGCGGCCCGCCTGCGCCCTCGGCCGTGA
- a CDS encoding C40 family peptidase, which produces MTRERPSDDRPSRAEVQQRISSLYDQAENATGNFNATRAMSKSARTRRGSAGWSGSGGSDPALDRVARKWFDVGRAQLGPTMPAVLPPDRMPNPANSPAAAPSRRPADVRESLGLEAGRASLPELTAGPAGPVPELPAAVRDTTPPPELPAAPTAAVPASPVAELTARSMEPPAAGTAGPVPTGTMEVLPNRTMQPPPAGTMGALPADIMQAPPTSSMEALPVGIMQPPPTGTMEALPADIMQAPPTSSMEALPADIMQAPPTSSMEALPVGIMQPPPTGTIGPLPNGTTGVLPTGTMEAPTTGTMGVLPTGTMQAPPTGTMGVLPTGTMQAPPTGTLEASATGTMDVLSIGSPSTATPPAGPVAGFAGVAEAGRQVVGGAGVAVAPRRQAAVRRPAKERMRNKLARAGEMLSRHAAQQSAPPPAAVGARPAEEPRPAPQPEAAQWQQHATGLFDTTPPLDGNSLFDASQAGGPGAAGEPGAATGPDPATGPGDGVGDSPVSAYERKAAKALAFARAQIGKPCVWGATGPGSYDCSSLTQTAWRAAGVALPRTTHEQVGSGATIQLAELEPGDLIFFYGEVSHVGLYAGNGTMVHAPSPGASIREESIFFAGPRAIHSAIRPA; this is translated from the coding sequence TTGACGCGGGAACGACCGAGCGACGACAGGCCCAGCCGCGCCGAGGTCCAGCAGCGGATCAGCAGCCTCTACGACCAGGCGGAGAACGCCACGGGGAATTTCAACGCCACCCGTGCGATGAGCAAGAGCGCACGTACGCGGCGCGGTTCGGCCGGCTGGAGCGGTTCCGGGGGATCCGATCCGGCGCTCGACCGGGTGGCCAGGAAGTGGTTCGACGTGGGGCGCGCCCAGTTGGGTCCGACCATGCCAGCGGTCCTGCCGCCGGACCGTATGCCCAACCCGGCCAACTCCCCTGCCGCCGCGCCGAGCAGGCGTCCGGCGGATGTCCGCGAGAGCCTGGGCCTCGAGGCGGGCAGGGCGTCTCTGCCGGAGCTGACCGCGGGCCCGGCGGGCCCGGTACCCGAACTGCCGGCCGCGGTACGGGACACCACGCCCCCACCGGAGTTGCCCGCCGCGCCCACCGCCGCCGTGCCCGCCTCCCCCGTGGCGGAACTGACCGCCCGCTCCATGGAACCGCCGGCCGCCGGAACGGCGGGACCGGTGCCCACCGGCACCATGGAAGTACTCCCCAACAGGACCATGCAGCCGCCGCCCGCGGGGACCATGGGGGCCCTCCCCGCCGACATCATGCAGGCACCCCCCACCAGCAGCATGGAAGCACTCCCCGTCGGCATCATGCAGCCACCGCCCACCGGCACCATGGAAGCCCTCCCCGCCGACATCATGCAGGCACCCCCCACCAGCAGCATGGAAGCACTCCCCGCCGACATCATGCAGGCGCCCCCCACCAGCAGCATGGAAGCCCTCCCCGTCGGCATCATGCAGCCGCCGCCCACCGGCACCATCGGCCCGCTGCCGAACGGGACCACAGGGGTACTCCCGACAGGAACCATGGAAGCGCCGACCACCGGCACCATGGGCGTACTCCCCACCGGCACCATGCAGGCACCACCCACCGGCACCATGGGCGTACTCCCCACCGGCACCATGCAGGCACCACCCACCGGGACCCTGGAGGCGTCGGCCACCGGGACCATGGATGTGCTCAGCATCGGAAGTCCGAGCACTGCGACCCCGCCCGCGGGCCCCGTCGCGGGGTTTGCGGGTGTGGCCGAGGCGGGGCGCCAGGTGGTCGGCGGGGCGGGTGTCGCGGTCGCGCCCCGCCGGCAGGCCGCGGTGCGGCGGCCCGCCAAGGAGCGGATGCGGAACAAGCTCGCCCGGGCCGGCGAGATGCTGTCCCGGCACGCCGCGCAACAGAGCGCGCCGCCGCCCGCTGCCGTCGGGGCGCGCCCGGCCGAGGAGCCCCGGCCCGCGCCTCAGCCGGAGGCGGCGCAGTGGCAGCAGCACGCCACGGGACTGTTCGACACGACCCCGCCGCTGGACGGCAACTCGCTCTTCGACGCCAGCCAGGCCGGCGGCCCGGGAGCGGCGGGCGAGCCGGGGGCCGCCACCGGCCCCGACCCCGCCACCGGCCCAGGCGACGGCGTCGGCGACAGCCCGGTCTCGGCCTACGAGCGGAAGGCCGCCAAGGCGCTGGCCTTCGCCCGCGCCCAGATCGGCAAGCCGTGCGTGTGGGGGGCCACCGGTCCGGGCTCCTACGACTGCTCGAGTCTCACCCAGACCGCCTGGCGGGCCGCCGGCGTGGCCCTGCCCCGTACCACCCACGAACAGGTCGGCTCCGGCGCGACGATCCAGCTCGCCGAACTGGAGCCGGGGGACCTGATCTTCTTCTACGGCGAGGTCAGTCACGTGGGCCTGTACGCGGGCAACGGCACCATGGTCCACGCCCCGAGTCCGGGTGCGTCGATACGCGAGGAGTCGATCTTCTTCGCGGGCCCACGGGCCATCCACAGCGCGATACGTCCAGCCTGA
- a CDS encoding sensor histidine kinase KdpD, protein MRDTLFIALYAFLGAAVAGLAGAGALRLIRRRSLTASLAVVAAVAVGAMLTGTLAVAQAMFLSAHDLSVVTTVVAMAAVVSLATALLLGRWVVARSRELARAARSLGDGGDFAAPHRPATAELESVSRELAATSARLAESRERERALESSRRELVAWISHDLRTPLAGLRAMSEALEDGVAADPDRYLRQIRTEVERLNDMVGDLFELSRIHAGSLALTRSRISVYDLVGDALAGADPLARELGVHLVADHVEPVPVEVDGKEMSRVLGNLLVNAIRRTPADGTVAVAAARSPAGVVLSVTDGCGGIPEEDLPRVFDTGWRGTHARTPPAGAGLGLAIVRGIVEAHQGRAAVRNIPGGCRFEVTLPTPEA, encoded by the coding sequence GTGCGCGACACCCTGTTCATCGCCCTGTACGCCTTCCTCGGCGCCGCCGTGGCGGGTCTGGCCGGCGCGGGCGCGCTGCGGCTGATCCGGCGGCGCTCGCTGACGGCCTCGCTCGCCGTGGTCGCCGCCGTGGCGGTGGGCGCGATGCTGACCGGCACCCTGGCCGTGGCCCAGGCGATGTTCCTGTCCGCGCACGACCTGTCCGTCGTCACCACCGTCGTGGCGATGGCGGCGGTGGTGTCCCTGGCCACCGCGCTGCTCCTGGGCCGCTGGGTCGTGGCCCGCAGCCGCGAGCTCGCCCGCGCGGCCCGCTCGCTCGGCGACGGCGGCGACTTCGCCGCGCCCCACCGTCCGGCGACCGCCGAACTCGAGTCGGTGAGCCGCGAGTTGGCGGCCACCAGTGCCCGGCTCGCCGAGTCCCGGGAGCGTGAGCGTGCCCTGGAGTCCTCCCGCCGGGAACTCGTCGCCTGGATCTCCCACGACCTGCGCACCCCGCTCGCCGGACTGCGCGCCATGTCCGAGGCGCTGGAGGACGGGGTGGCCGCCGATCCGGACCGCTACCTCCGGCAGATCCGCACCGAGGTGGAGCGCCTCAACGACATGGTGGGCGACCTCTTCGAGCTGTCCCGCATCCACGCCGGCTCCCTGGCCCTCACCCGCTCCCGGATCTCCGTGTACGACCTGGTCGGCGACGCGCTCGCCGGGGCGGACCCGCTGGCGAGGGAACTCGGCGTCCACCTCGTGGCCGACCACGTCGAGCCGGTGCCGGTCGAGGTGGACGGCAAGGAGATGAGCCGCGTACTGGGCAACCTGCTGGTGAACGCGATCCGCCGCACACCCGCCGACGGCACGGTCGCGGTAGCCGCCGCACGTTCCCCCGCCGGGGTCGTCCTGTCCGTCACGGACGGCTGCGGCGGCATCCCCGAGGAGGACCTTCCGCGCGTCTTCGACACCGGCTGGCGCGGCACCCACGCCCGCACACCCCCCGCGGGAGCGGGCCTGGGCCTGGCCATCGTCCGCGGCATCGTCGAGGCCCACCAGGGCCGGGCCGCCGTACGCAACATCCCGGGCGGCTGCCGCTTCGAGGTGACCCTGCCGACACCGGAGGCGTGA